In one Lolium rigidum isolate FL_2022 chromosome 3, APGP_CSIRO_Lrig_0.1, whole genome shotgun sequence genomic region, the following are encoded:
- the LOC124699890 gene encoding LOW QUALITY PROTEIN: CBL-interacting protein kinase 25-like (The sequence of the model RefSeq protein was modified relative to this genomic sequence to represent the inferred CDS: inserted 1 base in 1 codon), producing the protein MGDRPKFPGRYQQVQLLGEGNFAKVYLARHMDTKQEVAIKVMDKEKLIKLGAVHQIKREIAVMRRLRHPNIVQLHKVMACKSRIFVVMEYVRGGPLYRHVPVNGGMKEDEARRIFQQLVSALTFCHAQGXYHRDIKPDNLLVDEHGNLKVADFGLSAHADTARQEAILHTVCGTPLYVAPEVFLRKGYDGAKADAWSCGIVLFVLAAGRKPFRDDDLRVLYRTICRGDFRCPRSFSPELVRIVRRLLQPNPTHRITLLQIMETDWFKKGFKEISFYIDKKDCLRSLDGPEEPDFCDTDSDDETAMSPDSSSPVAQAPGMHTSISAPSLVNLEKMHRSASRAPQTRLRRIKSMNAFDIIASSPSFDLSGLFEERGEQMRFVSSAPVATIIAKLEEIAGQVSFTARTKDCQVSFEATRNGRKGALAISAKILQLTPEIVMVQVCKKAGDTAEYHQFCSSELKPGLRGLVDGLPEEGLPPALSDA; encoded by the exons atgGGGGATCGGCCCAAGTTTCCCGGCCGCTACCAGCAGGTGCAGCTGCTCGGCGAGGGCAACTTCGCCAAGGTTTACCTGGCGCGGCACATGGACACGAAGCAGGAGGTGGCGATCAAGGTGATGGACAAGGAGAAGCTCATCAAGCTGGGCGCCGTGCACCAGATCAAGCGGGAGATCGCCGTGATGCGGCGGCTGCGGCACCCCAACATCGTGCAGCTCCACAAGGTCATGGCGTGCAAGTCGCGCATCTTCGTGGTGATGGAGTACGTCCGCGGCGGCCCGCTGTACCGGCACGTCCCGGTGAACGGCGGcatgaaggaggacgaggcgcgcCGCATCTTCCAGCAGCTGGTGTCCGCGCTCACCTTCTGCCACGCGCAGG TGTACCACCGCGACATCAAGCCCGACAACCTCCTGGTCGACGAGCACGGCAACCTCAAGGTCGCCGACTTCGGGCTCTCCGCCCACGCCGACACGGCGCGGCAGGAGGCGATCCTCCACACGGTCTGCGGCACGCCGCTATACGTCGCCCCGGAGGTGTTCCTGCGCAAGGGCTACGACGGTGCCAAGGCGGACGCGTGGTCCTGCGGCATCGTCCTCTTCGTGCTCGCCGCCGGCCGCAAACCCTTCCGTGACGACGACCTCCGCGTGCTGTACCGCACCATCTGCCGCGGCGACTTCCGCTGCCCACGCTCCTTCAGCCCGGAACTCGTGCGCAtcgtgcgccgcctcctccagccgaaCCCGACGCACCGGATAACGCTGCTGCAGATCATGGAGACGGACTGGTTCAAGAAGGGATTCAAAGAAATCAGTTTCTACATCGACAAGAAGGATTGCCTGCGCAGCCTCGATGGCCCCGAAGAGCCCGACTTCTGCGACACCGACTCTGACGATGAGACCGCCATGTCTCCGGACTCTTCCTCCCCTGTGGCTCAAGCTCCAGGCATGCACACCTCCATATCAGCACCGTCGCTGGTGAACCTCGAGAAGATGCACAGATCCGCCTCTCGGGCGCCCCAGACGCGCCTGAGACGGATCAAGAGCATGAACGCGTTCGACATCATCGCCTCCTCGCCGAGCTTCGACCTGTCCGGGCTGTTTGAGGAAAGGGGAGAGCAGATGCGTTTTGTGTCCAGCGCGCCGGTGGCCACCATCATCGCCAAGCTGGAGGAGATTGCCGGACAAGTCAGCTTCACGGCGCGCACCAAGGATTGTCAGGTGAGCTTCGAGGCGACGAGGAACGGGCGCAAGGGCGCGCTGGCCATCTCCGCCAAGATACTCCAGCTCACGCCGGAGATCGTGATGGTCCAGGTATGCAAGAAAGCAGGTGACACCGCCGAGTACCATCAGTTCTGCAGCAGCGAGCTCAAGCCCGGACTGCGCGGCCTCGTGGACGGCCTGCCGGAGGAAGGCCTCCCTCCGGCGCTAAGTGATGCCTGA